From a single Pseudophryne corroboree isolate aPseCor3 chromosome 6, aPseCor3.hap2, whole genome shotgun sequence genomic region:
- the LOC134934513 gene encoding putative nuclease HARBI1 yields the protein MPDDVVVRRYRLPPHLILDTLSIIESDLESEIRYPTAIPPLTQFLAVLHFLATGSYQHVVGDLVGMSQGQFSKVLWRVCQAFLKRVKQFIAMPLDVGALDVVKRQFEEGGSRFPHVIGVVDGTHVAIQPPKHNEEIYRNRKLFHSLNVMVVCGPSLQILSLNAKFTGSSHDAYVIRQSGIWHRLRSSQRADMWLLGDRGYPCTPWLMTPYRNPRPGPQTAFNSALTATRQLVERTIGVLKGRFRVLHRTGGDIMYSPEMASKLVVLCAILHNIAVRSSVELPQTEELPDEEPGVVRHFGGGSVTRRGSQVRASIVAEYFRYSVFILSVLTKLKAQYAYVLFVMLTFCLIL from the exons atgccagatgatgtggttgtacgtagatacaggctgccaccacatctaatcctagacactctctccataatagagagtgatctggagtctgaaattcggtatcctacagcaataccaccattgacacaattccttgctgtgttacattttttggctacaggctcttatcagcatgtggtaggagacctggttggcatgtcgcagggccagttcagtaaggtcctgtggcgtgtctgccaggctttcctaaagcgtgtgaagcaatttattgctatgcctttggatgttggtgccctagatgtggtgaagcggcaatttgaggaaggtggtagtcgcttcccacatgttattggggttgtggatggcacacatgtagctattcagccaccaaaacataatgaagaaatttatagaaacaggaaactgtttcattctctgaatgtaatggttgtttgtgggccatccctccagatcctttccctgaatgcaaagtttactggaagttcccatgatgcgtatgtcattagacaatcagggatatggcacagattaagatcaagtcaacgagcagacatgtggttattgg gagaccgtggatatccttgcaccccctggctcatgactccttaccgtaatcccaggccaggaccacagacggcatttaactccgcgcttactgccactaggcagctggtggagcgcacaattggggtccttaaagggcggtttcgtgtgctccaccgcactggtggcgacatcatgtattcgccggagatggcaagtaaactagtggttctgtgcgctatactacacaatatcgcggtaaggagtagcgtagagcttcctcagacagaggaattgcctgatgaggagccaggggttgttcgacacttcggtggggggagtgttacacggagggggagccaagtcagggcaagcattgttgcggaatatttcaggtatagtgtttttatattatctGTTTTAACCAAATtaaaagcacagtatgcttatgtattatttgtaatgttgacattttgtttgatattgtaa